GATCGTCACCGCCGGCTTCGTCTTCAACATCCACGATGCCGACGAACTGATCGCCTTCTACGACAACGGCCACGGCCCGCTGTCGCAACTGCCGCTCTGGTTGCAGGGCGTGCTGTTCCTGGTCCTGGCCGACTTCATGCTGTACTGGCTGCACAGGCTGTTTCACGGCGGCGAGTTCTGGAAATACCATGCGATCCATCACTCCTCGGAGGAGATCAGCTGGATCTCGGCGGCCCGCTTCCATCCGGTGAACCTGATGCTCGGCACGATCGGTGTCGACGTGGTGCTGCTGATGGCCGGCATTTCGCCGAACGTGATGATCTGGGTCGGTCCGTTCACGACCTTCCATTCGGCCTTCGTGCACGCCAACCTGAACTGGACCTTCGGGCCGTTCCGTTATGTGCTGGCGACGCCGGTGTTCCACCGCTGGCACCACACCCCGCTTGAAGATGGCGGTGACACCAATTTCGCCGGCACCTTCCCGATCTGGGACGTGCTGTTCGGGACCTTCCGTATGCCGAAGGGCGAACTGCCGCAGGACTATGGCAAGGACGAAGCGACCATGCCGAAGGAATTCCCCGGTCAGCTTGCCTACCCGTTCCGGCACTAGGCGCTCTCGGCGCTGACAAAGCGGCAGTCCGTTAGAACAATAGTCGGCGAATTTGCGGAACGTTCACGAATTACAGGCAGGTTAACCGGGTCGGGCGCCGGCTCCGCTTCCTGATCGATCATGCCGGTTTGTGACGTCCCGGGGTAAGAGTATGTGTAAAGAGTTCCTGCGCCGTCGTGCGCGCATCTGTCTTCTGGCCACGGCTGCCGTGCTGGCTTCGCCGGCCATCGGCCTTGCCGAGCCCACCGTCGATACCATCGCCGTGAATGTCGACCAGGCCAAGCTGGTTCGGCTGCCCGGCAAGGTGGCGACGATCGTGGTCGGCAATCCCTTGATCGCCGACGTCACGCTTCAGCCAGGCGGAATGATCGTCGTAACAGGCAAAGGCTACGGCGCCACCAACTTCATCGCGCTCGATCGCGGCGGCGAGATCCTGGTCGACCGGCAGATCCAGGTCGAAGGCCCGAGCGACCAGCTTGTCACCGTCTATCGCGGGATCGAGCGGGAGTCCTACAGTTGCATGCCGCTCTGCCAGCGTCGCGTCACGCTCGGCGACAGCGATCAATACTTCAACAACACGATGAGCCAGGCCGGTTCGCTGAACAGCAACGCCAGCGGCACCGCGGCCGCGCCGGCTGCGAAGACGAACTAGCAAAACAAAGGCGTCTGGACCGGCGACCGGCGGGACCTCCGGTCTCGCGCCGTCACTGCTGCCTGGGTCCCACCTTGCGATGGCGGCGGCGTGGTTAACCCGCTCTTAACGACGCGGCCCGGCCGGTGCGGATTGCCTGAAACACTTAAACAATCAGTTTCCGGTACTGGTCAGGGCAATGATCGCCGCCGCTGGGGAATTTGACGCGATGCCATCGCCTGCACCTTCGAGGTTCACGCTCCGGACTGCAATGCGCAGATTTCGCAGCAATCGCCGCGGATCGGCGGCGGTCGAATTCGCGCTGATCGCACCGATCTTCTTCGCACTGCTGTTTGCCATCATCGAGACGGCGCTGGTGTTCTTCTCGGGCCAGGTGCTCGAGACCATCACGCAGAATTCCGCGCGCGTGGTGCTGACCGGCCAGGCGCAGTCGGGTTCAGTGAGCGCCTGCGCGGTGGGCGGCGTCGCCACGGCCTGCACGCAAGCGACGTTCAAGAGCTACGTCTGCAGCCAGATCCCTGCGCTGTTCGATTGCAACAGCCTGTACGTCGACGTCACCAGCTTCTCGTCCTTCTCGGCCGTGACGTTGCCTACCCATCTCGATGCGGCCTGCAACTTCGACACCAACATGAACTACAGCGCGGGCAATGCCGGCGACATCGTGGTGGTCCGGCTGTTCTATCAGTGGCCACTGTTCGTCACCGGGCTCGGCTACAACATCGGCTGCGGCAGCACCAGCAAGCGGCTGCTGGTGGCCACGGCCGCATTCAAGAACGAGCCTTATTGAGACCAACGGACCGGGTAGAGCGATGCGGATGATTGCGAAATTCTGGCGGGCGGCCCGTTTCTCCGCGTATGAGTTCCTGGCCGATGGCAGGGGTCTTGCGGCCACCGAATTCGCGGTGATCGTGCCGCTGATGCTGGTGATGTTCTTCGGCACGGTCGAATTCTCGTCGGCCGTGGCAATCGATCGCAAGGTGACGCTGATGGCCCGCACGCTGTCGGACCTGACCTCGCAGTCGACGTCGGTCGCCGATACCGACATGACCAATTTCTTCGCGGCCTCGACCGCGATCATGACGCCGTATTCCGCGACGCCGGTGCTGGCGACGATCACCGAGCTCTACGTGGATTCGACACAGACGGCGCATGTTCAGTGGAGCAAGGGGTCGGCGCCGCGGACCCAGAAGTCGACGGTCTCGATTCCCACGACGCTCGCGATCGCCGGCACCTATCTGATCTTCAGCGAAGTCAGCTACAACTACACGCCCTCGGTCGGCTACGTGCTCAAGAACTCGATCACGCTCAGCGACGTCGCCTATACCCGCCCGCGCCAATCGTCCTGCGTGTATTACAGCCCGGCCACGGCCTGCACGACCTATTGAGCGCATCCGCTCGCCCGACATGAAAAAGGCCGTGCATTCGCACGGCCTTTTCCTTTGTTCAGTGCGCTCGCGCTGACCCGTCCGTGCGCCCTAAGGCGCGCGGGGGGAATCAGCCTGCGTCGCGGAGATTGTCGGCAGCCGACTTGCCGGAGCGGCGATCAGCGACGATCTCGTAGGAGATCTTCTGGCCTTCGCGCAGCGAGCCGAGACCGGCGCGCTCGACGGCGCTGATGTGAACGAACACGTCCTTGCCGCCATCGTCGGGCTGGATGAAGCCAAAGCCCTTGGTTGCGTTAAACCACTTCACGGTTCCCATGCTCACGGGGGTAGTTCCTTCTCAGATACACAATGTCAGAGCCCGCTTGCGCAGGCCGGTTAGATCGAATTTCTGGAAGGGTCGTCAGCGTGTCTGAACCGGCTGTACCGGTGGATGCTAATGTCGTCCGGCCGAAAATCGATGACTGGATTTTATTGGAAACAAGGCGGCAAAACAATCCGGACGTGCACGATTTTTTGATCCGCCGTGATGTCCCCGGCGGATCAGCATATTGGTCGGCATTTTAATGCCGCGCTCGCGCGCGGGAGCCCACTAACGGCGACGGAACTGGCCGCCGCGCTGTCCAGGACGGGGAGGTCCACCCACTCCGCTCGGACGTTCGTCCTTGTGGCGGAAAATCAGCCGGCCCTTTTCGAGGTCGTAGGGCGACATCTCCACCGTCACGCGGTCTCCCGCCAGCGTTTTGATGCGGTTCTTCTTCATCTTGCCGGCGGTGTAGGCGACGATCTCGTGCCCGGCGTCGAGCTGCACACGGTAGCGCGCGTCGGGGAGGATTTCGGTGACCAGTCCTTCGAACTGGATCAGCTCTTCCTTAGCCATGAATTTCTCCAGGTCGTGGACGGCTAGTGCGAATGGGGTTTGCGGTTCGGGTGGCCGTTCGGCCGACTCTCACGGCGCAAAAAGGCCACGCCTTGTATCCCATCAGGCGCCCCCGCGCTATGCGCGGAACGCTGTTCCGGGCGGTCGTTTGACGATGAGTGCATCTTACCACCGGAGCGGCGGCGGCGAGAGCTCTTCGCGCTGTTGCCGGGCCGTCCGTCCACATGCCTGCCATCGGCGTGCCGTGCCTCGCCGTGGCGGCCCTCACCGGGCCGTCCGTCGCCCGGCTTGCCGGAGCTGTGGTGGCGACTGTCGCCATGCCGTTCGTCGCTGCGCCGTGCGTCGCCGTGGCGCGCGCCTTGCGGACGCTGGCCCGGGCGGCCGCCCGGCCGCCCCTGTCGCTGCTGCGGCGCCGGGGCGCCCGGGTCGCGGCGGCCCGCATCGGTACGCAGATCCTCGCGCGGCAGCGCCACGCGGATCAGCCGCTCGATGTCGCGCAGATAGCTGAGCTCCTCGCCGCCGGCGACCAGCGAGATCGCGGTGCCGTCGGCACCTGCACGCGCGGTGCGGCCGATGCGGTGCACATAGGTCTCGGGGACGTTGGGAAGGTCGAAATTGATGACGTGGGTAATGCCGTCGACGTCGATGCCGCGGGCGGCGATGTCGGTGGCGACCAGGGTGCGGATCTCACCGGAGCGGAACTGCGCCAGCGTCCGCTCGCGATGGTTCTGCGACTTGTTGCCGTGGATGGCGCTCGCGGGGATACCGGCTCGCTCGAGCGTCTTCACCACCTTGTCGGCGCCGTGCTTGGTGCGGGTAAACACCAAGGCTCGGTTGATCGGTTCGTCCTTCAGGAGCTTGGTCAGGAAGGCAGGCTTGGACGCGAAGTCGACCTGGATGATGCGCTGGTTGATGCGCTCGGCGGTCGAGGAGACCGGGGTCACCGCGACGCGGGCGGGATCGCGCAGCATGGCGTCGGCGAGCTCGGCGATGTCCTTCGGCATGGTGGCCGAGAAGAACAGCGTCTGCCGCTTGATCGGCAGCTTGGCGACGATTTTGCGGATGTCGTTGATGAAGCCCATGTCGAGCATGCGGTCTGCCTCGTCGAGCACGAGGAACTCGACGCTGCCGAGCTTCAGCCCGTTGCTTTGCACGAGGTCGAGCAGGCGGCCGGGGGTCGCGACCAGCACGTCAACGCCCTGCATGAGGGCACGGACCTGGCGGCCCATCGGCACGCCGCCGATGGCCAGCGTCGAGGACAGGCGGATATGGCGGCCATAGGCGTTGAAGCTGTCGAGGATCTGGCCGGACAGTTCGCGGGTCGGCGACAGCACCAGGACGCGGGCGGTCTTCGGCTGCGGCTTGATGCGGTTTTCGAGCAGGCGGTGCAGGATCGGCAGCGCGAAGGACGCCGTCTTGCCGGTGCCGGTCTGGGCGATGCCGACGACGTCGCGGCCGGTCAGGGCCGTGGGAATCGTCTGGGCCTGGATGGGGGTCGGGGTGACGTAATTCTCTTCGGCGAGAGCACGTGCGATCGGTTCGGCGAGGCCGAAGTCCTGAAACGAAGTCAAAAGATGGGTTCTTTCCATGTCAAATGCGATCGGCCCGACGCAATCAGCGGGGCGCGCGCAAAAGGGTGTCGAGAAGACACCTGCGTGTTTGGGGTGTCGGATGGCTTGGAGGATATGGGGCAAGCCAGAGGCCCGTAAGGGCTTAAGAACACGCGGCTCGCTACGATCGCTCGATTCGCAAGCGATCTCCCCTCTCATATGGAACATTGACGGGGCGCATTCAAGGCGGATCGTCGGCTGACGTCGATTGCAGTGCAAAAATAGTTATGCCGGAATTTTAGCCAGCGACACTGATTTGCTCAAAAAATGAACTGGCTGCCGCGTAAGCATACATTTTGTTCGCTCAAGTTTTGAGCAGTCAGATCGCGGCTAAAGTTGGATTGCGGCGAAATTATTGAAGCCGACCAATCACTTGGCAGGTGCCCAGGCCATGGCATGGTTCTTGCGATTCCGTTAATCGCAGGCGGCCGTGGGGCCGTTTCGCAGCGTTTTTCACGTCTGCGTCAGGGAGATGATACATCCATGCCTACCAAATCCATTCACGATATAGCGGCGTCATTTAGCCGCCGCGGCGTGCTCGCCGCGACCACTGGACTGATGCTCGGTCTGGCGTCCATTTCCGGCGCGAAGGCCGCGGACGACACCATCAAGGTTGGCGTCCTGCACTCCCTCTCCGGCACCATGGCCATCAGCGAAACCACGCTGAAGGACACCATCCTTTTCCTGATCGACGAGCAGAACAAGAAGGGCGGCTTGCTCGGCAAGAAGCTCGAGGCCGTCGTTGTCGACCCCGCTTCGAACTGGCCGCTGTTTGCCGAAAAGGCGCGCGAGCTGATTACCAAGGACAAGGTCTCGGTCGTGTTCGGCTGCTGGACCTCGGTGTCGCGCAAGTCGGTGCTCCCGGTGTTCAAGGAGCTCAACAACATCCTGTTCTACCCCGTGCAGTACGAGGGTGAAGAGTCCGAGCGCAACGTGTTCTACACCGGTGCTGCTCCGAACCAGCAGGCGATCCCCGCCGTCGACTACCTGATGAAGGAAGAAAAGGTGAAGCGCTGGGTGCTCGCGGGCACCGACTACGTCTATCCGCGCACCACCAACAAGATCCTGGAAGCCTATCTGAAGTCGAAGGGTGTCGCCCAGGAAGACATCATGATCAACTATACGCCGTTCGGTCACTCCGACTGGCAGACGATCGTGGCCGACATCAAGAAGTTCGGCTCGGCCGGCAAGAAGACGGCGGTGGTCTCGACCATCAACGGCGACGCCAACGTCCCCTTCTACAAGGAACTCGGCAACCAGGGCATCAAGGCGAAGGACATCCCGGTGGTCGCGTTCTCGGTGGGTGAAGAGGAGCTCGCCGGCATCGACACCAAGCCGCTGGTCGGCCATCTCGCCGCCTGGAACTACTTCGAGTCGATCAAGACCCCGGCGAACGAGAAGTTCATCAAGGACTGGCAGGCCTACACCAAGAACCCGAAGCGTACGACCAACGACCCGATGGAAGCCCACGTGATCGGCTTCAACATGTGGGTGAAGGCGGTCGAGAAGGTGAAGTCGACCGATCCGGACAAGGTGATCGACGCGCTTCCCGGCATCGAGACGCCGAACCTGACCGGCGGCATCGCCAAGATGCTTCCGAACCACCACATCACCAAGCCGGTGTTCATCGGCGAGATCAAGGGCAACGGCCAGTTCGACGTGGTCTGGAAGACCCCGAGCCTCGTCCCCGGCGACGCATGGTCGAAGGAGCTCGACGGCTCCAAGGACCTGATCGGCGACTGGGTCGGCAAGAAGTGCGGCAACTTCAACACCAAGACCAACAAGTGCCTCGGCTCCGGCTCCTGATCCGGATCTGACATTCGACTGCACGACGGGAGAAGGCGGCTATTCCGCCGCCTTCTCCCCACTTCTGCCGGGGTGATCCAGTGCCAACCAAACTATCTGCTCGTCTCTCGACCCTTGTTCTTTCGCTGTTCCTGATCGCGTTCGCGCTGCCGGCCTTTGCCGGTCCGTTCGAGGATGCGGTCGCCAAATTCGCCAACGACGATTTTTCCGACACCGATGACGCGATCGGCGTAGTCGCAAGCAGCGGCAACAAGCTCGCCTTTCCGATCATCAGCGCGCTCCAGGACGGTCGTCTCATGGCCGATCCCGACAGCAAGAAGGTTTACGTCACGGGTACCGACGGCAAGTCGATCGACGCCGCGACCGGTGAGGCCGTTGCCAGCGTACCCGACAGCGCCAGCGCTGTTCGCCTCAATAATCGCCTGCGCCGCAGCGTCGATGCCGCGCTCGGCAGCCTGACGCTGCAGTCGCCCGATCTCGATACGCGGCTCCAGGCCGCTCAATCCGTCTTCAAGTCGCACGAAGAGACGGCGCTCGATCCCGTCGAGAGTGCACTTGCCAAGGAAACCAACAAAGCGGTCAAGACTGCGCTCGGCGAAGCGCGCGCGGCGATCCTGCTGTTCAAGTCCGACGCCACCGAAGTGCAGAAGCTCGAAGCGGTCGCCACCATCAGGGCGCGCGGCGATCAGGAAGCGCTGGCGCTGCTGGCCGACATCGGCTCCGACCAGCCGGCCTCCGTATCGAAGGCCGCGACGAGCGCGATCGGCTCGATCCAGAACTCGCTCGCGATCTGGTCGACGGTGCAGAATGCCTGGTACGGCCTGTCGCTCGGCTCGGTACTGCTGCTGGCGGCGATCGGGCTCGCCATCACCTTCGGCGTGATGGGCGTCATCAACATGGCCCATGGCGAGATGGTGATGATCGGGGCCTACACCACTTTTGTGGTGCAAGAGGTGATCCGCACCCGCTATCCCGCACTGTTCGACTATTCGCTGCTGATTGCCGTGCCGCTCGCCTTCCTCGTCGCCGGCGCCATTGGCGTGCTGATCGAGCGCAGTATCATCCGCTTCCTCTATGGCCGGCCGCTGGAGACGCTGCTCGCGACCTGGGGCTTGTCGCTGGTGTTGCAGCAGGCGGTGCGCACCATGTTCGGCCCGACCAACCGCGAGGTCGGCAACCCCTCCTGGATGAGCGGCGCGTTCGATCTCGGCCAGATCACCATCACCTACAACCGGCTCTGGATTCTCGTCTTCACGCTTGCGGTATTCGCGATCCTGCTCGCCATGCTGCGCTACACCGCGCTCGGCCTGGAGATGCGCGCGGTGACACAGAACCGCCGCATGGCGGCCTCGATGGGCATCGCCACCTCGCGTGTCGACGCGCTGACCTTCGGGCTCGGCTCGGGCATTGCCGGCATTGCCGGCGTGGCGCTGTCGCAGATCGATAATGTCAGCCCCAATCTCGGCCAGAGCTACATCATCGACAGCTTCATGGTCGTGGTGTTCGGCGGGGTCGGCAATCTCTGGGGTACGCTGGTCGGCGCCTTCACGCTCGGCATCGCCAACAAGTTCCTGGAGCCGGTCGCAGGCGCCGTGCTCGGCAAGATCGCGATTCTGGTCCTGATCATCCTGTTCATTCAAAAGCGGCCGCGCGGCCTGTTCGCGCTCAAGGGCCGCGCGGTGGAAGCATGACCCCTCACATGCTGACGCGATCGCTGGACCGCGGCGCGGCGATCTTCCTCGCCGTCGTCGCTGCCTGCGGCATCCTCATCCCGCTCTCCAACCTGCTGCTGCCGTCGGATTCGTTCCTGCAGGTGCCGACCTATCTGGTCGCGCTCTGGGGCAAGTATGTCTGCTACGCGATCCTCGCACTCTCGATCGACCTGATCTGGGGTTATTGCGGCATCCTCTCGCTAGGCCACGGCGCCTTCTTCGCGCTCGGCGGCTACGCCATGGGCATGTATCTGATGCGGCAGATCGGCGCCCGTGGCGTCTACGGCAATCCTGTCTTGCCCGACTTCATGGTGTTCCTGAATTACTCGAAGCTGCCCTGGACCTGGTACGGCTTCGACATGTTCTGGTTCGCCGCGCTGATGGTCTTGATCGTACCTGGCCTGCTCGCTTTCTGCTTCGGTTGGCTCGCCTTCCGCTCCCGCGTCACTGGCGTGTATCTGTCGATCATCACGCAGGCGATGACCTATGCGTTGCTGCTCGCCTTCTTCCGTAACGATTTCGGCTTCGGCGGCAATAACGGACTGACCGACTTCAAGGACATCCTGGGCTTCAACGTTCAGGCCGAGGGCACGCGCGCGGCGCTGTTCGCGCTGAGCTGTCTGGCGCTGATCTTCAGCTTCCTGATCTGCCGCTCGGTCGTGTCCTCCAAGCTCGGCAAGGTGCTGATCGCGATCCGCGACGCGGAATCCCGCAGCCGCTTCCTCGGCTACCGCGTCGAGTCCTACAAGCTGTTCGTATTCACGCTGTCGGCCTGCATGGCGGGCGTCGCCGGCGCGCTCTATGTGCCGCAGGTCGGCATCATCAATCCATCCGAATTCGCACCGGGCAATTCGATCGAGGCGGTGATCTGGGTCGCAGTCGGCGGGCGCGGCACGCTGATCGGCGCGGCGCTGGGCGCCATCGTGGTCAACTACGCCAAGACCTTCTTCACCTCGGGCGTGCTGGCGCCGTACTGGCTGTTCATGCTGGGTGCGCTGTTCATCCTGGTGACGCTGCTGCTGCCGAAGGGCATTGTCGGCACTTTCAATGCCTGGCGCGATCAGTCGAAAGAGAAGCGCTCTGCGTCGGCCACTGCAAGTGCGGCGGCCGAAGACGCCATCACCGAACCCAAGATGGCGGAGTAGCTGTCATGAACGTCATGGATACCCGCGCGACATCCGCGATGCTCTATCTCGACGGCGTACACGTCTCGTTCGACGGCTTCCATGCCATCAACAATCTGTCGCTGACGCTCGAGCCGGGCGAGATGCGGGCCATCATCGGCCCGAACGGCGCCGGCAAGACCACGATGATGGACATCATCACCGGCAAGACCAAGCCTGACGAGGGGACGGTGCTGTTCGACGGCGTCACCGATTTGACGCGGCTGGACGAGACCCGCATCGCCGAGCTCGGCATCGGCCGCAAATTCCAGAAGCCGACCGTGTTCGAGAGCCAGACCGTGCAGGACAACCTGCTGCTGGCGCTCAATGTCGACCACAGCGTCAAGGGCACGCTGTTCTGGCGCGGCAGCAAGGCCGAGTCCGAGCGCATCGACAAGGTGCTGGAGACGATCCGTCTCACCGACGCCCGCAACCGCCTCGCCGGCAGCCTCAGCCACGGCCAGAAGCAGTGGCTCGAGATCGGCATGCTGTTGGCGCAGGATCCGAAACTGCTCCTCGTCGACGAGCCCGTTGCCGGCATGACCGACGTCGAGACGCATCTCACCGCCGAGCTGCTCAAGGAAATCAACAAGACCCACACCGTCATGGTGGTCGAGCACGACATGACGTTCGTGCGCGAGCTCGGGGTCAAGGTCACCTGCCTGCATGAAGGCACCGTGCTCGCCGAAGGAACCATCGACCAGGTCTCGTCGAACGAGCGGGTCATCGAAGTCTATCTGGGACGCTGAGCGATGCTTGAGGTCAAGGACATCAACCTGTTCTACGGCGCGGCGCAGGCGCTCCGCGGCGTCTCGATCGCGGCCGAGCCGGGCAAAGTGACCTGCGTGCTCGGGCGCAACGGCGTCGGCAAGACGTCGTTGCTGCGCGCCATGGTCGGGCAATATCCGATCTCCTCGGGCGCAATCGTGTTCGATGGCAGCGACATTACCGGCCTCAAGCCCTATGAGCGGGCGCGCAAAGGCATCGGCTTCGTGCCGCAGGGCCGTGAGATCTTTCCGCTGCTGACGGTCGAGGAAAATCTCAAGACCGGCTTCGGTCCGCTCAAGCGCCAGGACAAGAACATTCCGGACGACGTGTTCTCGCTGTTTCCGGTGCTGCAATCCATGCTCGGCCGGCGCGGCGGCGATCTCTCCGGCGGCCAGCAGCAGCAGCTCGCGATCGGGCGCGCGCTGGTGATGCGGCCGAAGCTGCTGCTGCTGGACGAGCCGACCGAAGGCATCCAGCCCTCGATCATCAAGGACATCGGCCGCGCCATCTCCTACTTGCGCAACCTCGGCAACATCGCCATCGTGCTGGTCGAACAATATCTCGACTTTGCCTGCGAACTCGGCGACAGTTTTGCGGTGATGGATCGCGGTGCGGTGAAGTTCACCTGCGACCGCTCCAATCTCGACCCGGCCGAAATCAGCCGCCAGATGGCGCTGTAATTCCAGATTTCTGCCGCGGCCGGCTGGGGAGACGGATGCGCAGCGACGCTTTAGCGATATCTTCGGTGTTTGAAGCCAATCGTGCTCGAGGCGCGGTGCGCTTCGACGTGCACGCCCGTGACGGCGTGACGCGGCGGGGCGCCCTGCATGAATCCGGCTCGCTCCGTGTGCGCTTTCCCTCGCCGGAGGACGACGGCCTGTCGGGGGTGTTCGTGAACACGGCCGGAGGCGTTGCCGGCGGCGATCGGTTCGACATCGAGATCTCGGCCGCAGATAGCTCGCGTTTGACGCTGACGACGGCGGCCGCTGAAAAGATCTATCGCGCGCCGGGGGCGGTGGCGCAGCTCAACATTTCCTTGAAGGTTGGTGCCGACGCGCACCTCGGCTGGCTGCCCCAGGAGACGATCCTCTTCGACCGCGCACGGGTGCATCGCCGCTTCGACATCGAACTCGATAACGCCGCTTCGCTACTGCTTTGCGAGATTGTCGTATTCGGCCGCACCGCCATGGGCGAGCGCCTGGAACAGGGCGAATTCGTCGACCGCTGGCGGCTGCGCCGTGGCGGCAAACTGATTTTTGCCGAGACCATCAGGCTCGACGGCCAGATCGGTGAAAAGCTGGCGCGGTCGGCGGTCGCCAAGGCAGGTGCTGCGATCGGTACGGCGCTGATGGTGCCCGGCGACGAGGCGCTGGTCGAACGCATTCGCGAAGCCTCGGGCTCTTTTGCCGGCGAGGTCGGAATATCCGCCTGGAATGGCTTTGCAATGGCGCGGTTCTGTGCCCAAGATGCGGCGCGTTTGCGTGCCGACATGATGGCCGTGCTGGCGTGCACGGGTGCGGCCTTGCCGCGGCTCTGGCTGAATTGACGATTTGAACGGAAGAGATTCTTCATGAACCTGTCTCCCCGCGAAAAGGACAAGCTTCTGATCTCGATGGCGGCGATTGTGGCGCGTCGCAGACTGGATCGCGGCGTCAAGCTCAACCATCCCGAGGCGATCGCGATCATCTCCGATTTCATCCTCGAAGGCGCGCGCGACGGCCGCACGGTCGCCGAGCTGATGCAATCGGGCGCACAGGTGCTCACCCGCGACCAGGTGATGCCCGGCATCCCCGAGATGATCCACGACATCCAGGTCGAGGCGACGTTCCCTGACGGCACCAAGCTCGTCACCGTGCACGAACCGATCAGGTAGGAGCGAGAAGCATGATCCCCGGCGAACTCTTCATCCAGGACGGCGAGATCGAGCTCAATGCCGGCCGCAAGACTGTGACGCTCACGGTCGCCAACACCGGCGACCGACCGATACAGGTCGGCTCGCACTACCATTTCTTCGAGACCAATCCGGCGCTGAAGTTCGACCGCAAGAAAGCCCGCGGCATGCGCCTCGACATCGCCGCCGGCACCGCCGTCCGCTTCGAGCCCGGCCAGACCCGCAACGTCCAGCTCGTCGCGCTCGCGGGGAAGAAGACGATCTACGGCTTCCGCGGTGACGTGATGGGGAAGCTGTGATTCATGCTTCCCGCCGTTCGCCTCATTTCGGAAGCTGCTGAGCTGGCCGCGCGCCGGCACAATGGCATGGCGCGCAAGGGGCGGGGGAACGAGCCTTACATCAACCATCTCGCCGAGGTCGCGAACCTGGTGGCAACGGCGACTGACGGCGCTGATGCCGAGCTCGTTGCGGCTGGCTGGCTGCACGATGTGATCGAGGATACCGACACCACGCGCGACGAGCTGGCGCAGGTATTCTCCGACCGGGTTGCCTCCCTCGTCGTCGAATGCACCGACGACATGAGTCTGTCGAAGGCCGAGCGGCGGCGCCTGCAGGTCGTCGAGGCGCCGAAGAAATCGGCCAGCGCAAAGCTGATCAAGATCGCCGACAAGGTCAGCAATATCGGCGCGCGTATTCATTCCGATCCGACTGCGGACGAGCGCGACGATCTCGCCGATTATGCCGGCTGGGCCGAGCAGGTCGTCGCCGGCTGCCGTGGCGGTAACGCCTGGCTCGACGCGAGATTCGACGACATGGTGCGAAAAGCGAGGGCCTCGCTGTGAGCACTGAACTGGAATTCAAACGCAAACGGGGCTTGTGATGTCCGTCAAGATGAAGCGTTCCGTCTACGCCGACATGTTCGGCCCGACCACTGGTGACAAGGTGCGGCTGGCCGACACCGATCTCATCATCGAGGTCGA
The genomic region above belongs to Bradyrhizobium sp. CCBAU 53338 and contains:
- a CDS encoding TadE/TadG family type IV pilus assembly protein — encoded protein: MPSPAPSRFTLRTAMRRFRSNRRGSAAVEFALIAPIFFALLFAIIETALVFFSGQVLETITQNSARVVLTGQAQSGSVSACAVGGVATACTQATFKSYVCSQIPALFDCNSLYVDVTSFSSFSAVTLPTHLDAACNFDTNMNYSAGNAGDIVVVRLFYQWPLFVTGLGYNIGCGSTSKRLLVATAAFKNEPY
- a CDS encoding pilus assembly protein N-terminal domain-containing protein, producing MCKEFLRRRARICLLATAAVLASPAIGLAEPTVDTIAVNVDQAKLVRLPGKVATIVVGNPLIADVTLQPGGMIVVTGKGYGATNFIALDRGGEILVDRQIQVEGPSDQLVTVYRGIERESYSCMPLCQRRVTLGDSDQYFNNTMSQAGSLNSNASGTAAAPAAKTN
- the infA gene encoding translation initiation factor IF-1, which produces MAKEELIQFEGLVTEILPDARYRVQLDAGHEIVAYTAGKMKKNRIKTLAGDRVTVEMSPYDLEKGRLIFRHKDERPSGVGGPPRPGQRGGQFRRR
- a CDS encoding cold-shock protein, which translates into the protein MSMGTVKWFNATKGFGFIQPDDGGKDVFVHISAVERAGLGSLREGQKISYEIVADRRSGKSAADNLRDAG
- a CDS encoding sterol desaturase family protein, which produces MSSLPMQVALMLGETIEKVIPVTFMLAAVFTVLEHFWACNPGPSWWRKREIVTDVCYWFFVPVFARTMRIGLLIVTAGFVFNIHDADELIAFYDNGHGPLSQLPLWLQGVLFLVLADFMLYWLHRLFHGGEFWKYHAIHHSSEEISWISAARFHPVNLMLGTIGVDVVLLMAGISPNVMIWVGPFTTFHSAFVHANLNWTFGPFRYVLATPVFHRWHHTPLEDGGDTNFAGTFPIWDVLFGTFRMPKGELPQDYGKDEATMPKEFPGQLAYPFRH
- a CDS encoding DEAD/DEAH box helicase; translated protein: MERTHLLTSFQDFGLAEPIARALAEENYVTPTPIQAQTIPTALTGRDVVGIAQTGTGKTASFALPILHRLLENRIKPQPKTARVLVLSPTRELSGQILDSFNAYGRHIRLSSTLAIGGVPMGRQVRALMQGVDVLVATPGRLLDLVQSNGLKLGSVEFLVLDEADRMLDMGFINDIRKIVAKLPIKRQTLFFSATMPKDIAELADAMLRDPARVAVTPVSSTAERINQRIIQVDFASKPAFLTKLLKDEPINRALVFTRTKHGADKVVKTLERAGIPASAIHGNKSQNHRERTLAQFRSGEIRTLVATDIAARGIDVDGITHVINFDLPNVPETYVHRIGRTARAGADGTAISLVAGGEELSYLRDIERLIRVALPREDLRTDAGRRDPGAPAPQQRQGRPGGRPGQRPQGARHGDARRSDERHGDSRHHSSGKPGDGRPGEGRHGEARHADGRHVDGRPGNSAKSSRRRRSGGKMHSSSNDRPEQRSAHSAGAPDGIQGVAFLRRESRPNGHPNRKPHSH
- the urtA gene encoding urea ABC transporter substrate-binding protein gives rise to the protein MPTKSIHDIAASFSRRGVLAATTGLMLGLASISGAKAADDTIKVGVLHSLSGTMAISETTLKDTILFLIDEQNKKGGLLGKKLEAVVVDPASNWPLFAEKARELITKDKVSVVFGCWTSVSRKSVLPVFKELNNILFYPVQYEGEESERNVFYTGAAPNQQAIPAVDYLMKEEKVKRWVLAGTDYVYPRTTNKILEAYLKSKGVAQEDIMINYTPFGHSDWQTIVADIKKFGSAGKKTAVVSTINGDANVPFYKELGNQGIKAKDIPVVAFSVGEEELAGIDTKPLVGHLAAWNYFESIKTPANEKFIKDWQAYTKNPKRTTNDPMEAHVIGFNMWVKAVEKVKSTDPDKVIDALPGIETPNLTGGIAKMLPNHHITKPVFIGEIKGNGQFDVVWKTPSLVPGDAWSKELDGSKDLIGDWVGKKCGNFNTKTNKCLGSGS
- a CDS encoding TadE/TadG family type IV pilus assembly protein, coding for MRMIAKFWRAARFSAYEFLADGRGLAATEFAVIVPLMLVMFFGTVEFSSAVAIDRKVTLMARTLSDLTSQSTSVADTDMTNFFAASTAIMTPYSATPVLATITELYVDSTQTAHVQWSKGSAPRTQKSTVSIPTTLAIAGTYLIFSEVSYNYTPSVGYVLKNSITLSDVAYTRPRQSSCVYYSPATACTTY